The following are from one region of the Yoonia sp. R2331 genome:
- a CDS encoding TIGR02453 family protein, whose protein sequence is MSELNSLIGDARDFLGQLAQNNSRDWWQDNKATYDAKLKTPALALLDQMQPKLKALSGLEAVPKLFRPHRDVRFSKDKTPYTTHLHMLWRLDTGARQDAVFFFGVGLDYITAGAGMMGFDKAVLADWRKFVDLDTDRIAGVVTGLERKGVHFRDPELKRVPPPFDKDHAGARLLRMKGVVGHLDLPESGPLEAQLTKAFTTLWPLNEMLIGIAEA, encoded by the coding sequence ATGTCGGAGCTGAATAGTCTGATTGGGGATGCACGAGACTTTCTGGGGCAATTGGCCCAGAACAACAGCCGCGACTGGTGGCAGGACAACAAGGCGACCTATGACGCAAAGTTGAAAACGCCCGCTTTGGCGCTGCTGGACCAGATGCAACCGAAGCTGAAAGCGCTGAGCGGGCTGGAGGCCGTGCCCAAGCTTTTTCGCCCGCACCGGGATGTGCGGTTTTCCAAGGACAAGACGCCCTACACCACGCATCTGCACATGCTGTGGCGGCTGGACACAGGCGCGCGGCAGGATGCGGTGTTCTTTTTCGGTGTCGGGCTGGATTACATCACCGCGGGCGCTGGCATGATGGGGTTCGACAAGGCAGTGCTGGCGGATTGGCGCAAGTTTGTCGATCTGGATACGGATCGGATTGCGGGGGTTGTGACAGGGCTGGAGCGCAAGGGCGTGCATTTTCGCGACCCTGAACTGAAGCGCGTCCCCCCGCCCTTTGACAAGGACCACGCGGGCGCGCGGCTGTTGCGGATGAAGGGCGTGGTCGGCCATCTGGACCTGCCAGAGTCGGGACCGTTGGAGGCGCAACTGACCAAGGCCTTCACGACGCTTTGGCCGCTTAATGAGATGTTGATCGGGATCGCTGAAGCCTGA
- a CDS encoding isopenicillin N synthase family dioxygenase, which produces MAFPSYDLSRFAADPSSAREVDAICRDTGFLVLTGHGVAPQVIDDVWTAAAAFFAQDPATKAQVRAPYPGYPYGWLGPDSEALAKSKGMDTPPDLKESFNGGPLWVPLDAPADALKFCYQPTLWPDLPGFQDAWTAYYAAMETLAARIMQVFAVALGRDADFFAPFIGNPISALRALHYPATGAAAQKDQQRAGAHTDYGSLTILLPQPDRRGLQVQIAGDWVDVPTPPGAFVINIGDLMALWTNDRWVSTLHRVVAIPDQPARQSLAFFHQPDWDAEIAPLDSTIRERMVRSGPYLMNKFKATGT; this is translated from the coding sequence ATGGCCTTTCCCAGCTACGATCTGTCCCGTTTTGCCGCTGACCCGTCCTCTGCGCGCGAGGTTGACGCGATTTGCCGCGACACCGGCTTTCTGGTGCTGACCGGCCACGGTGTGGCGCCGCAGGTGATTGATGACGTCTGGACCGCCGCTGCCGCCTTCTTTGCGCAAGACCCTGCAACCAAAGCACAGGTCCGCGCGCCATATCCGGGCTATCCCTACGGCTGGCTTGGCCCCGACAGCGAAGCATTGGCAAAATCAAAAGGTATGGACACGCCGCCGGACCTCAAGGAATCCTTTAACGGCGGGCCTTTATGGGTGCCTCTTGATGCGCCTGCCGATGCGCTGAAGTTCTGTTACCAACCCACGCTCTGGCCCGATCTGCCCGGGTTTCAGGACGCCTGGACGGCCTATTACGCCGCGATGGAAACGTTGGCCGCGCGCATCATGCAGGTCTTTGCCGTGGCGCTGGGCCGCGATGCGGATTTCTTTGCGCCATTTATCGGCAACCCGATCTCGGCCCTGCGCGCGCTGCACTATCCTGCCACCGGCGCTGCGGCGCAAAAGGACCAGCAGCGGGCCGGGGCGCATACCGACTACGGCAGCCTGACAATCCTTCTGCCGCAACCCGACCGGCGCGGGCTGCAGGTGCAGATCGCCGGTGACTGGGTCGATGTGCCAACACCGCCGGGGGCCTTTGTGATCAACATCGGCGATCTGATGGCGCTTTGGACCAATGACCGCTGGGTCAGCACGCTGCACCGCGTGGTGGCGATCCCAGATCAGCCTGCCCGGCAATCGCTCGCCTTCTTTCATCAGCCTGATTGGGACGCCGAAATCGCACCGCTTGACTCTACCATACGGGAGCGTATGGTGCGTTCCGGACCCTACCTGATGAACAAATTCAAGGCGACCGGCACATGA
- a CDS encoding GFA family protein, giving the protein MIAACACGQLTAQASGDPLRAVVCHCHACRTRTGSAFSLNTRFASDAVTMQGTSKAFTRTGDEGSQITYHFCPDCGVTVWYLNDQIDGVMIPGGALAPADLPAPTLSVYDVRRPDWLRLAGMDVMD; this is encoded by the coding sequence ATGATCGCCGCCTGCGCCTGTGGTCAACTGACGGCACAGGCCAGCGGCGATCCCCTGCGCGCAGTTGTCTGCCACTGCCACGCATGTCGCACCCGCACCGGCAGTGCGTTTTCGCTCAATACCCGGTTTGCGTCCGATGCGGTCACCATGCAGGGCACCTCCAAAGCGTTTACCCGCACCGGCGATGAAGGCTCACAGATCACCTACCACTTCTGTCCCGACTGCGGCGTGACGGTCTGGTACCTCAATGACCAGATCGACGGTGTGATGATTCCCGGCGGCGCGCTTGCCCCCGCTGATCTGCCTGCACCCACGCTATCGGTCTATGATGTCCGCCGCCCCGATTGGCTGCGGCTTGCAGGGATGGATGTGATGGACTGA
- a CDS encoding NAD-dependent epimerase/dehydratase family protein yields the protein MRVFFTGGSGKAGRHAITYLMEQGHQVLNVDQVPSGLDCAELLVDLCDAGQVIGAMSQFTDFPELDAGTGVPRYDAVVHFAAVPRVMIGTDGECFRQNTTSAYNVIEAATKLGVPKIIFASSETTYGVCFADGVVKPSYIPVDEEHPTVPHDSYAMSKVCNEATGRSFHARTGADIYGLRINNVIEPHEYAENFPAFMSDPASRRRNIFGYIDARDLGHMVDRCLATDGLGYQVFNVANPDMSVGVTTDQIIADHYADVPVKRALGPDETFYDITKARTLLGFDPKHSWREVLG from the coding sequence ATGCGTGTATTTTTCACCGGCGGCAGCGGCAAAGCGGGCCGTCACGCCATTACTTACCTCATGGAACAGGGCCATCAGGTCCTGAATGTGGATCAGGTGCCATCGGGCCTTGATTGCGCCGAACTGCTGGTGGATCTGTGCGATGCCGGGCAAGTGATCGGCGCGATGTCGCAATTCACCGACTTTCCCGAACTCGACGCCGGAACCGGGGTGCCGCGCTACGATGCCGTTGTGCATTTCGCCGCCGTCCCGCGGGTGATGATCGGCACCGATGGGGAATGCTTTCGGCAAAACACAACCTCCGCCTACAACGTCATTGAGGCCGCGACCAAACTGGGCGTGCCCAAGATCATCTTTGCCAGCTCTGAGACGACATATGGCGTCTGTTTTGCCGATGGCGTGGTCAAGCCAAGCTATATCCCCGTCGACGAAGAACACCCGACCGTGCCCCACGACAGCTATGCGATGTCCAAGGTCTGTAACGAGGCGACGGGCCGTTCATTTCACGCCCGAACCGGGGCGGATATCTATGGGTTGCGCATCAACAACGTGATTGAACCTCATGAATACGCTGAGAATTTTCCAGCCTTCATGTCCGATCCCGCCAGCCGCAGGCGGAATATCTTTGGCTATATCGACGCGCGCGATCTGGGTCATATGGTTGACCGCTGCCTTGCAACCGATGGGCTGGGCTATCAGGTCTTCAACGTCGCCAATCCCGATATGTCTGTGGGCGTGACCACCGATCAGATCATCGCCGATCACTATGCCGATGTGCCCGTCAAGCGCGCCCTTGGCCCGGACGAGACATTCTATGACATCACCAAGGCTCGTACGCTTCTGGGCTTTGATCCCAAACACTCCTGGCGCGAGGTGCTGGGATGA
- a CDS encoding alpha/beta hydrolase family protein, which yields MKTLTSLALTAALAAGTAAAQNRIDTIRPDAPALADYGEMAVGVTTRVFTMTDQVDVVNTGPEGEIARADRPLTVEIWYPALDNTVPGGQHEAVIRDGTTTVMLEGYATRGAVPATQGSYPLVILSHGYPGNRWLMGWLGENLASKGYVVVSIDHKDSTYSDQAAFGSTLVNRPWDQRYVIDRMAALKDEIGAITDAENAAVVGYSMGGYGALIYAGAGVTQLATAYEWGAPQGLLERNMMGTTEHQSLRDDRVKAFVAFGPWGNNAGFWDASGLSDIHTPLMLIAGEVDDVSGYEAIRGIFDGATGITRHLLTFEAANHNAGAPMPAPAESYAVNETLGWAPFEHYADAVWDNVRMNNVSAHFVTAYLDLHLKGDTEKADYLMLQPNAADGVWAVDDDGAFTEDHTYWTGFGNRTAAGLRFETKQAE from the coding sequence ATGAAGACCTTGACATCATTGGCATTGACTGCGGCGTTGGCTGCCGGGACGGCCGCGGCGCAGAACCGGATCGACACGATCCGACCCGATGCCCCTGCGCTTGCTGATTATGGCGAGATGGCCGTGGGTGTGACCACACGGGTGTTCACGATGACGGATCAGGTCGATGTGGTGAACACCGGACCAGAGGGCGAGATTGCACGCGCTGACAGACCGCTGACAGTGGAAATCTGGTATCCGGCATTGGACAACACGGTGCCCGGCGGCCAGCACGAAGCGGTGATCCGCGATGGGACCACAACGGTGATGCTGGAAGGCTACGCCACGCGCGGAGCGGTGCCTGCGACCCAAGGGAGCTATCCGTTGGTGATCCTGAGCCACGGCTACCCCGGCAACCGCTGGCTGATGGGCTGGCTGGGCGAGAATCTGGCGTCCAAGGGATACGTTGTGGTCAGCATCGACCACAAAGACAGCACATATTCCGATCAGGCGGCGTTTGGGTCCACGTTGGTGAACCGGCCGTGGGACCAGCGTTATGTGATCGACCGCATGGCGGCATTGAAGGACGAGATCGGCGCGATTACCGATGCCGAAAACGCCGCTGTGGTGGGCTATTCTATGGGCGGCTATGGCGCGCTGATCTATGCGGGTGCCGGTGTCACGCAACTGGCCACCGCCTATGAATGGGGCGCGCCGCAGGGGCTGCTGGAGCGCAACATGATGGGCACCACCGAACATCAGAGCCTACGCGATGACCGCGTCAAAGCCTTTGTGGCCTTTGGTCCGTGGGGCAACAATGCGGGGTTCTGGGACGCCTCTGGTCTGTCGGACATCCACACGCCACTGATGCTGATCGCAGGCGAGGTGGACGATGTGTCAGGGTATGAGGCAATCCGGGGCATCTTTGACGGAGCCACCGGCATCACGCGGCATCTGCTGACGTTTGAGGCGGCCAACCACAACGCAGGCGCGCCGATGCCCGCCCCTGCCGAAAGCTATGCGGTCAATGAGACGCTGGGCTGGGCGCCGTTTGAGCATTACGCCGATGCGGTGTGGGACAATGTGCGGATGAACAATGTCAGCGCGCATTTTGTCACCGCCTATCTGGATCTGCATTTGAAAGGCGACACCGAAAAGGCCGACTACCTGATGCTGCAGCCTAATGCCGCTGATGGTGTCTGGGCCGTCGATGACGATGGCGCATTTACCGAGGATCACACCTATTGGACAGGCTTTGGCAACCGCACGGCGGCGGGGCTGCGGTTTGAGACAAAACAGGCGGAATAG
- a CDS encoding type IIA DNA topoisomerase subunit B, with protein MADLLSPKGGSSYDASSIQVLEQMEAVRLRPGMYIGGTDERALHHLVAEIVDNSMDEVVAGHASWIEIELSADGSVTVRDNGRGIPTDPHPSDPKKSTLEIIFCTLHAGGKFDGDAYETSGGLHGVGSSVVNALSDHLRVEVARNKELLAMEFSRGVPQGKLQKVGAAPNRRGTNVTFHPDGEIFGSLKLKPARLFKMARSKAYLFSGVEIRWKTDIDDGETPQEAVFKFPGGLSDYLAETLGGATTYADSPFAGSVEFKEKFGVPGKVEWAINWTPSRDGFIQSYCNTVPTPEGGTHEMGFWGAVLKGIKAYGELTNVKKASIITRDDLMTGGCALVSCFIREPEFVGQTKDRLATTEAGRMVDAAVRDHFDNWLAADTKSAGAILDFLVLRAEERLRRRQEKETARKSATKKLRLPGKLTDCSSKSREGTELFIVEGDSAGGSGKGARDRNFQALLPLRGKILNVLGAASSKLTSNAEISDLCEALGVGMGAKFNLDDLRYDKIIIMTDADVDGAHIASLLMTFFFTQMRPLIDAGHLYLACPPLYRLTQGAKRIYVADDAEKNAMMEKGLGGKGKIDVQRFKGLGEMDAKDLKETTMDPKTRKLIRVSVSDDEPGETADLVERLMGKKPELRFQYIQENARFVEELDV; from the coding sequence ATGGCCGATCTTTTGTCCCCCAAAGGGGGGTCTTCCTACGACGCATCCAGCATTCAGGTGCTCGAACAGATGGAGGCCGTGCGCCTGCGCCCCGGCATGTATATCGGCGGCACCGATGAACGCGCGCTGCACCATCTGGTGGCCGAGATCGTCGATAACTCGATGGATGAGGTTGTGGCGGGCCACGCCTCTTGGATCGAGATCGAGCTGAGCGCAGACGGCTCTGTCACGGTGCGCGACAATGGGCGCGGCATCCCGACCGATCCGCATCCGTCCGACCCCAAGAAATCCACGCTTGAGATCATTTTCTGCACCCTGCACGCGGGCGGCAAGTTTGATGGTGACGCCTATGAAACCTCTGGCGGGTTGCACGGGGTTGGCTCTTCGGTGGTGAATGCGCTGTCGGACCATCTGCGCGTGGAGGTGGCCCGCAACAAAGAGCTGTTGGCGATGGAGTTCAGCCGCGGCGTGCCGCAAGGCAAGCTGCAAAAGGTGGGCGCGGCCCCGAACCGGCGCGGCACCAATGTAACGTTCCACCCGGACGGAGAGATTTTCGGGTCGCTGAAACTGAAGCCCGCGCGCCTGTTCAAGATGGCGCGGTCTAAGGCTTATCTGTTCTCGGGCGTGGAAATCCGCTGGAAGACCGACATTGACGATGGCGAGACCCCGCAAGAGGCGGTGTTCAAGTTCCCCGGCGGGTTGTCGGATTATCTGGCCGAGACGCTGGGCGGGGCGACCACCTATGCCGACAGCCCCTTTGCCGGATCGGTGGAGTTCAAGGAAAAGTTCGGCGTTCCGGGCAAGGTGGAATGGGCGATCAACTGGACGCCGTCGCGCGATGGGTTCATCCAGTCCTATTGTAACACCGTGCCCACGCCCGAAGGCGGCACCCACGAGATGGGGTTCTGGGGGGCGGTGCTGAAGGGCATCAAGGCCTATGGCGAGCTGACAAATGTCAAAAAGGCCAGCATCATCACCCGCGATGATCTGATGACAGGCGGCTGTGCTTTGGTGTCGTGCTTTATCCGCGAGCCGGAGTTCGTGGGCCAGACCAAGGATCGGCTTGCCACGACAGAAGCGGGCCGGATGGTCGACGCCGCCGTGCGCGACCACTTCGACAACTGGCTGGCGGCGGACACCAAATCGGCCGGTGCGATTTTGGACTTTCTGGTGCTGCGAGCCGAAGAACGGCTGCGCCGCCGTCAGGAAAAGGAAACCGCCCGCAAGAGTGCGACGAAAAAGCTGCGCCTGCCCGGCAAGCTGACCGATTGTTCATCGAAGTCCCGCGAAGGGACGGAGCTGTTCATCGTTGAGGGCGACAGCGCGGGTGGCTCTGGCAAAGGCGCGCGGGACCGGAATTTTCAGGCCCTGCTGCCGCTGCGCGGGAAAATCCTGAACGTGCTGGGCGCGGCCTCGTCGAAGCTGACGTCGAATGCAGAGATTTCCGACCTCTGCGAGGCCTTGGGTGTCGGCATGGGGGCAAAGTTCAATCTGGATGATCTGCGCTATGACAAGATCATCATCATGACGGACGCGGATGTGGACGGGGCGCATATCGCCTCGCTTCTGATGACGTTTTTCTTTACCCAAATGCGACCCTTGATTGATGCGGGGCATTTGTATCTGGCCTGCCCGCCGCTCTATCGGCTGACCCAAGGGGCGAAGCGTATCTATGTGGCCGATGATGCCGAGAAGAACGCGATGATGGAGAAGGGTCTGGGCGGCAAGGGCAAAATCGACGTGCAGCGGTTCAAGGGTCTGGGCGAGATGGACGCGAAGGACCTCAAAGAGACGACGATGGACCCCAAGACGCGGAAGTTGATCCGGGTGTCGGTGTCCGACGATGAACCGGGTGAGACGGCGGACCTGGTGGAGCGCCTGATGGGCAAGAAGCCGGAGTTGCGGTTCCAGTATATTCAGGAGAACGCGCGGTTTGTGGAAGAGTTGGATGTTTAG
- a CDS encoding transglycosylase SLT domain-containing protein has translation MAWRAASSLTKFIQQINDLAPDRSKKSDGTVGDAAHQSRQSDHNPWIKDGPSRVVSAADITHDPDKGCDCHLIVQSLIESRDKRIKYIIWDKKIWRSYDKPTVQAWDAQEYRGSNPHTKHLHLSVNSQKKHYDNIDPWDVTPLARSAIDIVIGNILAEAGLDPQIAWGAMVSPSFKAKVISICNGLQIDPNDLMAVMAFESARSFAPDVENPLSGAVGLIQFTKKTAEGLGTSIDALKAMTAEEQLDIVEQYFRPYHGRLNDIFDVYMAVLWPRAVGKMKSYVLFEYPSRQYKWNKGLDANTDGAITKAEATAHVLALLNEGLQSDRVG, from the coding sequence ATGGCTTGGCGCGCGGCATCGTCACTGACGAAATTCATTCAGCAAATCAACGATCTGGCACCGGACCGGTCCAAGAAATCAGACGGCACCGTGGGCGACGCCGCCCACCAATCGCGCCAAAGCGACCACAATCCCTGGATCAAGGACGGCCCCTCCCGCGTGGTTTCTGCCGCTGACATCACCCATGATCCCGACAAGGGCTGCGACTGTCACTTGATCGTGCAATCGCTGATCGAAAGCCGCGACAAGCGGATCAAATACATCATCTGGGACAAGAAAATCTGGCGGTCCTACGACAAACCCACGGTGCAGGCTTGGGACGCGCAAGAGTATCGCGGCTCCAACCCGCATACCAAGCACCTGCACCTTTCGGTGAACAGCCAAAAGAAGCACTACGACAATATCGACCCATGGGATGTGACGCCGCTGGCGCGCTCTGCCATCGACATCGTGATCGGTAACATCCTGGCCGAGGCGGGGCTGGACCCGCAAATCGCATGGGGGGCGATGGTTTCACCCAGCTTCAAAGCCAAGGTGATCTCAATCTGCAACGGCTTGCAGATCGACCCCAACGACCTGATGGCGGTGATGGCCTTTGAAAGCGCGCGATCCTTCGCGCCGGATGTGGAAAACCCGCTGTCGGGGGCCGTGGGTCTGATCCAGTTCACCAAGAAAACCGCCGAAGGCTTGGGCACCTCAATCGACGCCCTCAAAGCCATGACCGCCGAAGAACAGCTTGATATCGTTGAGCAATACTTTCGCCCTTACCACGGGCGCCTGAATGACATCTTTGACGTCTACATGGCCGTGCTCTGGCCCCGCGCCGTGGGCAAGATGAAAAGCTATGTGCTATTCGAATACCCCTCGCGGCAATACAAATGGAACAAGGGGCTGGACGCCAATACCGACGGCGCAATCACCAAAGCCGAAGCCACCGCCCATGTGCTGGCACTGCTGAACGAGGGCCTACAATCGGATCGCGTGGGGTAG
- a CDS encoding DUF3047 domain-containing protein: MIKYAALSLALVATPLAAGPVSFANGWQEQKLSLFSSNDYNFGNTLSMVSNGSVSIAWTRLPQSEWGANAASWAWTVDQSVPATDLSRKGGDDRNISVYFVFVPAEVAPSLSGAGIRSLLGRDDVRVIQYAWGGNHSRGQVIKSPYGRGGVTIPLRQASTGSHSESVDLAADYARAFGGTKGALIGMAVSGDSDDTDSVIRAAIGNMTLR, from the coding sequence ATGATCAAATACGCCGCCCTCAGCCTTGCCCTTGTTGCCACACCGCTGGCCGCTGGCCCCGTCAGCTTTGCCAATGGCTGGCAGGAACAGAAGCTGTCGCTTTTCTCAAGCAACGACTACAACTTCGGCAATACGCTCTCGATGGTCTCAAACGGCTCTGTCAGCATCGCCTGGACCCGCCTGCCGCAGTCCGAATGGGGGGCAAATGCCGCGTCCTGGGCCTGGACGGTGGACCAATCGGTGCCCGCCACGGATCTGTCGCGCAAAGGCGGCGATGACCGGAACATCAGCGTCTATTTCGTCTTTGTTCCGGCTGAGGTGGCCCCGTCGCTGTCAGGTGCCGGCATCCGCAGCCTCTTGGGTCGCGACGATGTGCGGGTGATCCAATACGCCTGGGGCGGCAACCACAGCCGGGGACAAGTGATCAAATCGCCCTATGGCCGTGGCGGCGTGACGATCCCCCTGCGCCAAGCCAGCACCGGGTCACATAGCGAAAGCGTCGACCTCGCCGCGGACTACGCCCGCGCCTTTGGCGGCACCAAAGGCGCGCTGATCGGCATGGCCGTATCTGGCGACAGCGATGACACCGACAGCGTGATCCGTGCCGCGATTGGTAATATGACGCTCCGGTAA
- a CDS encoding DUF1194 domain-containing protein: MRMTVALCLWAGAAQAQMVETSLELVFLADGSGSIDEAELAFQRQGYADAIQSPEVLAAIADTAYGHIAVAYVEWAINQAVVAEWTLIDGPEAAAAFAAKLEGPRQVFGRNAIGAALLEGQRQIDINQFDGFRHVIDFSGDSIGNSNGPPIEEARQEVLSRGTVINALPILRPDSGRRAGANLEAEYQARIIGGPGAFMVTAESRETFGAAVQRKIFLEISGQMPGVDVALVE, encoded by the coding sequence ATGCGGATGACAGTTGCCCTTTGCCTGTGGGCCGGTGCCGCGCAGGCGCAAATGGTCGAAACCTCGTTGGAACTGGTGTTTCTGGCGGATGGGTCGGGGTCGATTGATGAGGCCGAGCTTGCGTTTCAGCGACAGGGCTATGCGGATGCAATCCAAAGCCCCGAGGTATTGGCGGCAATTGCCGACACAGCCTACGGGCATATTGCGGTGGCTTATGTGGAATGGGCGATCAATCAGGCGGTGGTCGCGGAGTGGACGCTGATTGACGGGCCAGAGGCGGCGGCGGCTTTTGCCGCCAAGCTGGAAGGACCAAGGCAGGTGTTCGGGCGCAATGCGATTGGGGCGGCCTTGCTGGAAGGGCAGCGGCAAATCGACATCAACCAGTTTGACGGCTTCCGCCATGTGATCGACTTTTCCGGCGACAGTATCGGCAATTCAAACGGGCCACCGATTGAAGAGGCACGGCAAGAGGTCTTGTCCCGCGGCACGGTCATCAATGCGCTGCCGATCCTGCGGCCCGACAGCGGGCGCCGCGCGGGCGCCAATCTGGAGGCGGAATATCAGGCGCGGATCATCGGCGGCCCCGGTGCCTTTATGGTCACGGCCGAAAGCCGCGAGACCTTTGGCGCGGCCGTGCAGCGCAAGATTTTTCTGGAAATCTCGGGCCAGATGCCGGGGGTGGATGTGGCCTTGGTTGAATAA
- a CDS encoding cytochrome c, with protein sequence MRPITLIPLIALAACVQDAPVDGKLAFMDNCAACHGASGQGDGPLAANLTPTPPDLTRIAARNGGVFDRAYVASFIDGLDRGQHNADVMPEFGAGDLGPLVTTDEDGVPVPIPLKLLVLTDYVESIQQ encoded by the coding sequence ATGCGCCCCATCACCTTGATCCCCCTGATCGCGCTCGCCGCCTGTGTCCAGGACGCGCCGGTCGACGGCAAACTGGCCTTCATGGACAATTGTGCCGCCTGCCACGGGGCATCTGGACAAGGCGACGGCCCGCTTGCGGCCAACCTGACCCCCACACCCCCCGATTTGACTCGCATCGCTGCACGCAACGGCGGGGTCTTTGATCGTGCCTATGTGGCCAGCTTCATCGACGGGCTGGACCGGGGACAGCACAACGCGGATGTGATGCCAGAGTTTGGGGCAGGGGACCTTGGCCCGCTGGTCACCACGGACGAAGACGGCGTGCCTGTGCCGATCCCGCTCAAGCTTCTGGTGCTGACCGACTACGTCGAAAGCATCCAGCAGTGA
- a CDS encoding DMT family transporter, with product MQYAGIMLLAGIGVPVLAALNAALGRTIGSPAVAATVLFAVAFGVAAATAALTAPGAVAKLGMAPRHLFLGGVLIAFYVLTITWIAPIIGVGNAVFFVLLGQLIAAAAIDHFGLFTAQVSPLTLTRAAGIALMAAGVFVTQKA from the coding sequence ATGCAATATGCGGGCATCATGCTGCTGGCCGGGATCGGGGTGCCGGTTTTGGCGGCGTTGAACGCGGCCTTGGGGCGCACGATCGGATCACCTGCAGTGGCCGCGACGGTGCTGTTTGCGGTGGCCTTTGGAGTGGCGGCAGCGACTGCGGCGCTGACAGCACCGGGGGCGGTGGCCAAGCTGGGAATGGCGCCAAGGCATCTGTTTCTGGGTGGGGTGCTGATTGCGTTCTATGTGCTGACGATCACCTGGATCGCGCCGATCATTGGCGTGGGCAATGCGGTGTTCTTTGTGCTGCTGGGGCAGTTGATTGCAGCGGCTGCCATTGACCATTTCGGGCTGTTCACAGCACAGGTGTCACCGCTGACGCTGACCCGTGCAGCAGGGATTGCGCTGATGGCGGCTGGGGTGTTCGTGACGCAGAAGGCCTAG
- a CDS encoding Ldh family oxidoreductase — translation MPQVTPAQIHTATHAALVAHGASDHAATLVARATADSEAHGNTICGLSYVESYCAALETGRVDGTATPVVSTPRPGAVTVDAAQGFAQPAFDAGLQSAVAAARTNGIASLAVAHSHTCTSLGYFTAQIAAAGLVGLGFTNASPVVAPPGGAKPALGTNPIALSVPGDGKMALHFDSSTSAAALGAIKEAKAAGTPIPSGWCVDENGDPTTDPAAALRGGILPLGGAKGFGFGVMAEVMAAALTGSVNSVDVAGLKLGDGPPHDLGQFYVLIDPGTHTDHWAARIARLAGAVSDQPGARLPGSTRVPMDTVAVPDALWDRITALA, via the coding sequence CAGCCACCCTTGTGGCCCGCGCCACCGCCGATAGCGAGGCGCATGGCAATACGATCTGCGGCCTGTCTTACGTGGAAAGCTACTGCGCCGCCCTTGAAACCGGTCGCGTGGATGGCACCGCCACGCCTGTGGTCAGCACGCCGCGTCCCGGCGCGGTGACCGTCGATGCAGCACAGGGCTTTGCGCAACCGGCGTTCGACGCGGGCCTGCAATCTGCCGTCGCCGCCGCCCGCACCAATGGCATCGCAAGCCTTGCTGTGGCGCATAGCCACACCTGCACCTCGCTTGGCTATTTCACCGCCCAGATTGCGGCTGCTGGGCTGGTGGGCCTTGGCTTTACCAATGCCTCCCCCGTAGTTGCCCCACCGGGTGGCGCGAAGCCCGCCCTTGGCACCAACCCCATCGCACTCTCCGTGCCCGGTGACGGCAAAATGGCGCTGCACTTCGACAGCTCCACCTCTGCCGCCGCTCTGGGTGCCATCAAAGAGGCGAAAGCCGCAGGCACGCCGATCCCTTCCGGCTGGTGCGTTGACGAAAACGGCGATCCCACAACCGACCCTGCCGCCGCCTTGCGCGGTGGCATCCTGCCATTGGGCGGGGCCAAGGGTTTCGGCTTTGGTGTCATGGCAGAGGTGATGGCCGCCGCCCTGACCGGTTCGGTCAATTCGGTCGATGTGGCAGGCCTCAAGCTGGGCGACGGCCCGCCCCATGATCTGGGTCAGTTCTACGTCCTGATCGACCCCGGCACCCACACCGATCATTGGGCCGCGCGCATCGCCCGGCTGGCAGGGGCGGTCTCGGATCAACCCGGCGCGCGCCTGCCCGGATCAACGCGGGTTCCGATGGACACCGTCGCTGTGCCCGATGCCCTGTGGGACCGGATCACCGCACTGGCCTAG